A genomic segment from Nicotiana sylvestris chromosome 1, ASM39365v2, whole genome shotgun sequence encodes:
- the LOC104233500 gene encoding uncharacterized protein At5g49945, protein MAKRSFSLSPFSSFFLPRGDTLFYLIALFSILSLLLHHLSPVSAAENRHFEGFDADEVDDFADPVDPIISSSPPPPLTTTLSVSDPIESHHGPPDPAPPVTSQPSDPKPASTSFDYWDEDEFEGIPQSLPSDSPLITESATASPTSSDSDPNLKSEPEPEPESPKSISSFTVEIVCVSFLIMFVINYFTGKKENENLALAWASKFATKDSIFEKNFSLLGVGETDDSPLLLKEGQNVFKFYASGRRFCQGLLATMELKSRHDLISRLYNMVVPCKDEITFEVYMNDDAMDHVVLAVARKKLAKTMQKEITDLQRFTSLVSPPTGRKWVAEELAVVSESKEVAGDMINETVLDQVFGDKAYEKFGKGFISMHFSDQHLGSHKKMLVFKFALPDAKNMADMTRLVALVPYYIDLVGRYKLSSHARTKTDGARTKVAQEIYKELQNARQEALQRKKAEQRKKIEEAEAKLSAEALRKKEAKERARQMKKAMPKMKMTRAG, encoded by the exons ATGGCGAAGCGGTCCTTCTCCCTTTCTCCTTTCTCTTCCTTCTTCCTCCCTAGAGGCGACACTCTCTTTTACCTTATTGCCCTTTTTTCCATCCTCTCCCTCCTCCTCCACCACCTCTCCCCCGTCTCCGCCGCCGAGAACCGCCACTTCGAGGGTTTCGATGCcgatgaagtcgatgacttcgCCGACCCCGTCGACCCAATCATCTCATCCAGTCCACCACCTCCCCTTACTACCACTCTCTCCGTCTCCGACCCTATTGAATCCCACCACGGCCCTCCTGATCCAGCCCCTCCAGTTACATCTCAGCCGTCCGATCCGAAACCAGCTTCAACATCCTTTGACTACTGGGATGAGGATGAATTCGAAGGTATTCCTCAATCTTTACCCTCTGATTCACCTTTAATTACTGAATCTGCCACTGCCAGTCCCACTTCTTCCGATTCGGATCCTAATTTGAAATCTGAACCAGAGCCCGAGCCTGAAAGCCCGAAATCCATATCTTCCTTTACTGTTGAGATTGTTTGTGTTTCTTTCTTGATTATGTTTGTAATAAACTATTTTACTGgaaaaaaagagaatgagaacTTAGCATTAGCTTGGGCTAGTAAATTTGCAACAAAAGACTCTATCTTTGAGAAGAATTTTAGCTTATTGGGTGTTGGGGAGACCGATGATTCACCATTGTTGTTGAAAGAAGGACAAAATGTGTTCAAATTTTATGCTAGTGGGAGGAGATTTTGCCAGGGTTTGTTGGCTACGATGGAGCTTAAAAGCAGGCATGATTTGATTTCGAGGTTGTATAATATGGTggtgccttgcaaagatgagatAACGTTTGAGGTGTACATGAATGATGATGCAATGGACCACGTGGTTCTTGCTGTGGCTAGGAAGAAATTGGCCAAGACTATGCAAAAGGAGATTACGGATCTGCAGAGGTTCACATCGTTGGTGAGCCCGCCCACTGGGAGGAAATGGGTTGCTGAAGAGTTGGCTGTTGTCTCCGAGTCGAAGGAGGTGGCTGGGGATATGATCAATGAAACCGTGCTCGATCAG GTTTTTGGTGACAAAGCATATGAGAAATTTGGCAAAGGTTTCATCTCGATGCATTTCTCTGATCAACATCTGGGTTCACACAAGAAGATGCTGGTGTTCAAGTTTGCTCTCCCTGATGCCAAAAACATGGCTGATATGACCCGGCTTGTGGCTCTCGTACCTTATTACATTGACTTAGTTGGACGATACAAATTGAGCTCGCAT GCCCGCACAAAAACTGATGGAGCAAGAACGAAGGTTGCTCAAGAGATTTACAAAGAACTGCAGAATGCCAGGCAAGAAGCGCTGCAGAGAAAGAAGGCTGAGCAGAGAAAGAAGATAGAGGAAGCTGAGGCTAAGCTTAGTGCAGAAGCTCTTCGCAAGAAAGAGGCTAAAGAGCGTGCACGGCAGATGAAGAAGgcaatgccaaaaatgaaaatgacccgGGCTGGGTAG